Part of the Trichoderma asperellum chromosome 1, complete sequence genome is shown below.
TCAGACGAAGAGCTGCAAGACATCAGCCAGTGGGAACATCAAGCCTATTCCGAAGACACGGAGGAGACTATATGGATTACGCCGTCGACTCTCCATGACTTTACGAGGAGCGGCGTCTCAGACATCCAGAAAGAGCCATGTATGCGTGGTGAAATTTTCCGTCTGAGAGAATACCTCTCTTTGCGGCAGTGGTGCACAAGCGCCGGTATGATCAATATAGGCCTGCGTCCCCGGAGCGATCGCGAATTCTTTCCCACAAATGAGCCGTGGATTCTTCGAAACCTCACGCAAAAGCAACTTGTCCGTGCCGAAGCCATTGCATTGAAGCCAGAGTTTATCCACGGCCCGGATATTAATATTCTGGGCTTTGGTGAAGTCTTACTATCGCGCATCTGCTGGTCATCATCGCCCGCCTTTGGCATTGAGGATCCCACGAATATCTGCAGAGGAGTGTGGGCAGGGCACCGCTTCGATATCACAACGCTCGCCAGACACCAGGAAGAGACTGCCGGTGATAATGACTGGGTTGATGCGAGCGACGAGGTTGCACAGGAAATTGCTACTATATGGCAAAGCAACCTCGGCGCCGACTGGCGTGAGTTTCTATGTGAATTTGGGTGAAGCAGACATTTgggtgggggggggggggggggggggggggacaACAGTGTGTGGGGGATTAAAGCTTCAGATTCAGATGGATACTGGCCCATCGATAACATTATGGATTGTTCCAGCTTATTATCTTCATTCCATAGACTTTACACTCTGATAGTGAAGCGTTTGCTTAGCAACAATATATGTCAATAAAATTCTGCTTTCCAATATGCATACGCAGCTTTATAGTATCCACTCTTGTGTCTTATATCCAGCGGTTATTTATTCCCAAATTCTGCGCCCCCTCTTTGGGGACATCCAAACAGACTatatcaacaacaacaacacaaCGCCTTCGCTTCCATCAGtaacaagaacaagatatAGCAATAGTAAATAGCTATAGATCATAAGAAATCGTTCAAAAAGCTGCCCTCAGGGAAATGTGAGAGTCCCACAAGAGCATAATAGCAACAATATATCATCAATGTGGAATCAAGATGGAAAAGCGAGCAGAGTTTTCAGTTACCCCATCTTTGTGCGTTTAGTTGCAGACGTGGTGTCGCCGACTCGTTCAGTGTCATTCCCCGATGATGACGGTCTCTCCCTTTTCCAGACTGTCGCTGCGTATTTCCCTGGCTGCTGTTCAATTACTTCACCAATAACCAAAGGTCTTTCTTTGCTCCCGTCTGCTTCCATGTCCATTCTGCTCAAGGTGTCCAGAAAATTCTCGAATTGATTTAAATAGCCCGTCACCGAATTTTGCCTCTAAGAAAACTCGAACGTCGTCATTTCCCCCCTTTGCCAGTAATCCGTCTGAGCTACCCTCAATCTTGAGGCCTTGGAGGCTCGTCGCTCGAGACAACGCGACATATACCTGCCCTTCTTCAAAGGCATTAGACAGATCAACAATAACGCGATCTAGCGTCATGCCTTGACTTCTGTGAACACTCATAGCCCATCCGGCGATTAATGGCACTTGAGTACGATGAAGTAAAGAATACGGCTCCTTGTCGCCTACAGAGTTGACTGTACACGTTGTATATGGTTCGCTTCAAGCCGTTGTGGAATAACACGCGAGGCCAAGCCTTGGCCAGCCATGGCttcccttgctgctgctgttgacgtTCCATAAATTTCTGTATCTGCCTCTCCCTGAGCTGTGCATGCTCTCCGTTGAGGCGTTGCTCCGGAGAAATAAGGTCGGCATTGTCGCCGGTTGCAGCTCTAGGGAGCTTTCCATGACTAAACGCTTCAAAGCCGCATATAATACCCTGACTTCCATTGACCAGTCCTGCTCTCAGGTCAAGATTTACCTGAAGTATAACAAGCATGCCGCCCCGCAGTATGACCTGTGATTCAAGGCGTTGATCTCTACAAGCTACTAATGTTCCGTCAGGTAGACGCTCTCTGTATTGGGGCAGAGCGAAATGCTCCTCGTTATGTGGTTCAAAGCCATCAAAGGCGTCGTACTGGTATTTTGGTGTTTTTAGCTTATTGAAGCTTTCTTGGTTTATCCTGGAGACTTCACGTCTTGTGCAGAGTAGCCTCGTAGCTTTTCGGACTTCGCAAGGATGATCCATCAGTATTGCCATCTCTTGTGGCAGAAACGGAATTCCAAGGCGACATTTCTGGAGCATCCTGATAAAGGACTCGTCCT
Proteins encoded:
- a CDS encoding uncharacterized protein (EggNog:ENOG41), with the protein product MLETFTTLAPQARLTQQYEGTLGVILFNGSASSLVRLLAVPVRPAPIWTPPVDGLGHAQLDQPPPLLDLPSELHWRIFQHVGTIQDVLGLGLAYPSLRGMAQRQLQDHFRLLFGRWANHKIVCVGEYVEAHDYPPGLFSDEELQDISQWEHQAYSEDTEETIWITPSTLHDFTRSGVSDIQKEPCMRGEIFRLREYLSLRQWCTSAGMINIGLRPRSDREFFPTNEPWILRNLTQKQLVRAEAIALKPEFIHGPDINILGFGEVLLSRICWSSSPAFGIEDPTNICRGVWAGHRFDITTLARHQEETAGDNDWVDASDEVAQEIATIWQSNLGADWHFTL